Within the uncultured Draconibacterium sp. genome, the region AAAAATATACAATCAACAAGTTTCGCCAAGTTTACCTATTTTATTTCAGCGATTGTTTTCTGCAGCGTATTTGTTTTTGCATCGGCGCCGGTAAAGGCCGCTGATCCGGTTTATATGGTGGTGGAATACATTAAAGTGAAACCTGAGGATCACCAGAAATACCTTGAGGTGGAGCAAAAGATTTGGAAACCCATGCACCAGGAAAGAATAAACCAGGGGATAATTGCGAGTTGGACCTTGTATGCGGTTGAATTTACCGGTTCGGCAGATAATTACAACTATGTGGCCATTACCACCTACAACGATCCGGAAACACTGGAAAATCCGTGGAATGCTGAAATTCCGGCGAAGGTTCATCGTAATATGAGTTTGAGCGAAATGATGGACCGCACCAACAAAGCACGCGAAATTGTTCGGTCGGAGTTGTATAACAGTATTGTGGCCATTCCGGCCATTCCGTTTGAAGATCCGGCGCACTACATTCAAGTGAATTATATGAAGGTGGAGCCCGGAAAAGGTTCGGAATACGAAGCGTTGGAGAAGGATGTTTGGATGCCGATTCACGAGGAATCGATACGCTCGGGGAGAACCGTTGGCTGGGGACTTTGGGAGGCAATGTTTCCGCGTGGTGCCAGCCGGCCATACCAGTATATTACCATGAATACTTTTTCGGATTATTCTTATGTATTCGAACTCAGTTTTTCAGATGCATTTCACGCCATTCATCCTGAAATGGATTTTAGTGAGACAACGAAAAAAACACGCGAAGCCCGAATTATAGAACGCGTTGAATTGTGGGATTTAATTGATTATGTGGTAAAATAGCAATTGGTATTATTTGCCCAATTTTAGTATTCGTATCGCACCTCTGACAACAATCAGAAATACGATTGAGCCAATAATTAAATCGGGATATTTCGATTGTGTTACTAAAACTAAAATACCGGCTAAAATCACACCGCTGTTAATAATCACATCGTTCGAGGTGAAAATCATGCTGGCTTTCATGTGGGCTTCTTTGCTTTTTGATTTTTGGAGCTGCAGTAAACAAATGGCGTTGGCAATAAGCGCCAAAATAGAAATGCCGATCATTATGCGATAATCGGGCATGTCTTCAAATTCAATAAAGCGCCTCACCACTTCAATAATACCCAATAAAGCAAGTGTAAGCTGAAAGTAACCACTCAAGCGTGCCACTTTCTTTTTTCTCAGTACCGTTGAGCCGACGGCCCAAAGGCTGAGTCCGTAAACAAACGAATCGGCAAGCATATCCAGTGAGTCGGCTACCAATCCCATCGATCGGGAAATCAATCCGGAGGTCATTTCAATAATGAAAAAGCCAAAGTTGATTAAAAGTACCGACCAAAGTAATTTCGATTGTACATTTGAATCTTCCGTTACAAACTCGTTTTCATCAACTTCGTTGGTAAACGAAAGTTTAGCGCCAAAATTCAGTGATTCCAGTCGCGACAGAATTTCCTCATTTTCTTCATAGTGAAAAACAGTCAGGTTGCGGTTTTCAATATCAAACTCCAGTTTTCTTATGGCTTGAATCTCATCCAGTCTCATCCGAATCATATTTTCTTCGGAAGGACAGTCCATTTTTGCGATATGGTATTCTGATTTAAACATGACGCGTTGAACAGTTTTTCGTTTAACTAAGTAACAAATTAAAGTGTAATTGTTCAAAGTGGAGTTGGTTTTGGGAAAATTTCGAGTAGCGAAATTACTAGCATATTTTACTTCATTTGTAGCTTCTCTTACTGGTTGACTAATACAATGACTTTAATTAACAATATTTAGTTATTATCTTTTGTATTATATTAAATATTAATGGTTAATGTTTTGTATTTTAGGAGAAAATCAATTGAAAATAAACTTTGATGTTATGCCTAAACTAAAAGAGATTGTCTGTTTGTTTGAAATGATGGTGGATGATAAAGCCGAAGCTTTAGATAGCGAAAGTGCCGAAATTGAACTTTTTAAGAACAATGGCATCGGATATAGTCAATTTAATGAAATTATACTGCTACTAGGATTTAAACGAGTTTCAGACAAGTTTTTCCAATTTATAGTAGATGGTAAAATTGAATATGATCCAACATCTTCAATAAGCTCTGTAGAACAACTTGAAAATGGGATTAATCATTTCATTATTTTGGCATTACTATTTTATGGCAATTTGAGGTCTGCATACGAGGAGCTTTCAAGCGACAATGAAAAATTATATGAGAAAATATTTGAAAGTTTACCGAACGAAATATCTGATTTTAAGAATAGACACAATCAAATTCGTACTATAACCCCGATCCCAGCTGATAAAACGTATTTTTTGGGTTATCTAATCGAAAGTGAAATAAGGAAAAAGTTGGAAGAAGATCCTACAGATGAAAAAACATTAGCGTTAGAAAAAGAGAGAAGGAGCTATGTTGAGATTGCTAAAAGCAATCAAATAGCATATTTAGCTTCTGATCATTTGGATGTCTATGTTGCGACCTCAATGAGAGCAGAACACGACTTTTTGTTTGTTAATAAAACAATTAATGACATTTTTGAGGATGAAAGACTAAAAGAACTAAAGCTAAGATATTTTGATCCTACTCAGGCCTACTGTAATAATCGTATAGATAAAGGGCTTTCTGAAGCCTTAATGTTAAAAACAGCATTGTGTACATTATATCTCGCTCAGGAATCGGAGACATTAGGAAAGGATTCCGAGTTGGCATCTACTTTAGCACAAGGGAAAGCCGTAATTGCTTATGTCCCTATTGGTGATAAAAATTTTGTGGATGATTTAATTTTAAGGTTGTCTAAGAATTATCCAGATAAGACCGTAAAAGAAATAATTCTTGAACAATTAAAGGTTTTTAAACCTTCTTTAGTATGGGAAAGTGATACTGTACGTGCATGGTTGAATGACCATGAAGCTGTTGATGAATTGGAAATGAAAGAACTATTGTATAAATTAGCGACTGTATACTATGATAAAAGAGCCAATACATTAAAAGAAAATCATCCACTCGGTATACAAGTTAATTTAAATTCAGGTGTTGCTAATGGTGTTCTTGTTGTTAGGACCATTGAAGATTGTATTAATTTAATCAGAAATGTTGTACTTAATGAAATGGAATTTACAATTGAAAGAAACCATAAAGAAGAAGAAGGTTATATTTACCTCCGAGAAGAGATTTCTAATTGTATTTTTCGTCTAAAAACTGGCAATACCTTGTTAACTAATACGTTTTGGAATTTTTATACCAAAGACTAAATATAATCAATATGACACAAAGAAATGAAAGAAGCTATCCGACTAAAACATCTTTTTTAAGAGAGGCTTCCAAAGAAAGTTACCGTGGAGTTAATAACGCTTATGATTTGAATAGGACAGGTCATTATTGCGGTAGTAAGACAAGTCCTTCGAGAACTGCAAAGCGGTCATAAGTTTTATTTTCAAAGTATATTAATCCAAGCCTACTACGTGTAGGCTTTTTTATTGTCAATTTTTTTTTGTGATCCTAAAATAAAAAAGCCGATAGAAACTCTATCGGCTTTAAAAGTAGCGGGAGCAGGACTCGAACCTACGACCTTTGGGTTATGAGCCCAACGAGCTACCAACTGCTCCATCCCGCAATATATCTTTATTTCTTTTGAAATGTCTTCGTGAACGCGGGTGCAAATATAATACCTTTTTTAAAACTGCAACATCTGTCAAATAAATTGAATAAAAAAGGACGGTACACGTACCGTCCTTTAGGCGTATATTAATACAACCCCTCGGAATTCAGGGTGTGAAATGATGTTTATTTCACTGCCCTTATAGTCCGAAAGTTTCTTTAATCTGGTCAACAAAATCGAGCTTTTCCCAGGTAAATAGTTCCAGTTCTTTGGTAACTTTTCCGCTGTATGGTGACTCGAAAGTTTTTGTAATTGTTCTAGGTTCGCGACCCATGTGCCCGTATGCAGCCGAATTCTGGTAAATTGGGTTACGTAATTTCAATCGCTCTTCAATCGCTGCCGGGCGAAGATCGAAAATAGCTTTTACTTTTTCCGCAATTTCTCCGTCGGTTAAATTTACATTCGAACGACCGTAGGTATTTACAAAAACACCCACTGGTTGAGCAACACCAATGGCATAAGCCAGTTGCACCAAAACTTCGTCGGCAACGCCAGCTGCTACCAGGTTTTTGGCAATGTGGCGCGATGCATAAGCTGCCGACCGGTCAACTTTCGATGGATCTTTACCCGAGAAAGCACCACCACCGTGGGCTCCGCGGCCGCCATATGTATCAACAATAATTTTTCGTCCGGTTAATCCGGTATCTCCGTGTGGCCCACCGATAACAAATTTACCCGTTGGATTTACGTGGTAAATAATGTCGTCGCCAAACAAAGCCTGCACATCTTCCGACAATTGTGTTTTTACGCGCGGAATGAGAATATTGATGACATCCTCCTTAATTTTTGCCAGCATTGGCTCGTCGGCATCAAACTCGTCGTGTTGTGTCGATACCACAATCGTATGCACTTTAACCGGCTCGTTCGAGTCGTTATACTCAACAGTTACCTGCGATTTTGAGTCCGGGCGCAGATAAGTCATCACTTTTTCTTCGCGACGAATCACCGCCAACTCCTGCAAAATTTTGTGCGACAGGTCGAGTGTTAATGGCATATAATTCTCGGTGTCTTTACAGGCGTAGCCAAACATCATTCCCTGGTCACCCGCACCCTGCTCGGTTTTTTCTTCACGGTCAATACCGCGGTTAATGTCATCACTCTGTTCGTGAATGGCAGTTAATACGCCACACGAATCGCCATCAAAACGGTATGCCGCTTTAGTGTAACCAATCTGGTTAATTACGTTTCTTGTAATTTCCTGCACATCAACATAAGCCTGCGATTTTACCTCGCCGGCAACTACAACCTGCCCAGTTGTTACCAATGTTTCAATGGCCACTTTCGAGTTGGCATCAAAAGCCAAAATCTGGTCGAGTAGTGCGTCTGAAATCTGGTCGGCTACCTTGTCCGGGTGCCCTTCCGATACTGATTCGCTTGTAAATAAATAATTCATAATCCCTTCATTTTAACGGCAATTCTGTTTTCTGCTTTACAATAGTATTGCCTGAGTTAATAAATAGCTATGGGATGGTGATTGAAATCAAATGAAACAAAGCACGATTGCTTTAGCATTTTTTTTCCTGTGGTTGCAATCAATCTCAAATCTTTCCACGTAGCAAGAACAAATGTACTAGGTTTATTTTGAATAAAAAAGCACTTGTTTAAAATTGTTCTTAATAAGACATGTTGGCGAATTAACCCATCAGAATAAAATCCTTGCCCTCGCAATAATTTCTTTGTTTTAGGAATTCTCTGATTTTTTGTCCGGCACCGGTATTGGTTACCATCGACACAATAAAAAGCTGCCCGGATTGGGGAAGGTCTTTGTAAAACAAGGCATCGGGTTTTGTTTTTTTGATGTCGATAAAACCTTCAATTTGCAGTCCTTGTTCTTGAAGGAAAGCGCTCCGTTGTCGGGTTTTGCGGCCGGCTCCCCATATCCAGATGTTCGGGTGAAACGGATTGTGTTGCTCCGACCACTGTTTAAAATAAAAGGCTTTGGTTTGAAAAAAGGCTTCGGCGGAATAACGTTGGTCGGTACGGGTTAAGCGCGTTGAGTAGTCGTGCCACTCCAGCAGTTTTTCCGGCAATTTAGCCATTCTGGCTCCGTGGCTTAGGTAGCGCAGTTGCATTTCGTAGTCTTCAGGGAAATTGCCGTCGTGGCAGCCGCCGTATTTTTCGTAGATCTCCCGCCGAAAAAAGATTGTCGGATTAATCACAGGAATCTCAATAAACTGTTTCAGCTCAATTTCTTCAGGCGTATGAAACGAGTTCGCCCAATCAACAAATCGCCGGAATCCTTTATTCTCGACAATGTGTGGAACGTATTCAACTTTGCTACCAACAAAGTCGATTGATGGATTATTCTCGAGGTAGTTGTATTGTTTTTGTAATTTTTCGGGGTGGGCCACATCATCGGCATCCATGCGAGAAATGAACCGGCCACGGGCATTTTTTAATCCGCAGTTCATGGCGTTGGCTACACCAGCTTTGTTTTCGTTTAATATGTGAATGCGCCGATCAGTTTTGGCCAGTGTTTTGGCAATTTGCAGACTTGCATCAGTGGAGTTGTTATTGATCAGCAGTAATTCAAAATCCCGACGAGTTTGATTCAGAATGCTTTTTATAGCCGCTTTTAATGTTTCTTCAGCATTAAAAAAAGGGAGTACAACTGAAAGCTCAGGTTTTGTCTCACTACTCATTATTGCAATTCTCAGGTCTGATTACGGGTTAGTTGGTGGAAAACGTTCTCCAGGTTTTGTTGTTTTTCGAAAAGAGTAAGCAGTGTAAGTTTATTTTCAACGGCAAACTGAAAAATATTCTGTCGGATATCGGCCTCATTTCCGGCTTTAATTTCCCAGTCTAACTCATTTTGGGTAACACTGGTTACCCCGGAAATTTGTAAAAGCTGCTCTTCTGATACCTTTTCTTTAAAACCGGCAACCACAACTTGGTTTTGGATGTTGCTTCCGGCTTTTACATCCTTTATATCGCCATCGGCAACAATCTTTCCTTTGTTAATTATCAGCACGCGGTTACACACGGCTTCCACTTCCTGCATAATGTGCGACGACAGAATTACGGTTTTCTCTTTGCTGATCTGGCGAATGAGTGCACGGATTTCTTCTAACTGGTTCGGGTCGAGGCCGGTTGTTGGCTCGTCCAAAATCAAAATCGACGGATCGTGAATAAGTGCCTGCGCCAATCCTACGCGCTGACGGTAACCTTTCGAGAGGGCCCTTATCTTTTTGTGCTGCTCAATTCCCAAACCGGTGAGCTCTATCATTTCAGCAATGCGCTGCTTCTTATTTTTCAGGTGGTAAAAACCGGCGGTTATCTCCAAAAACTCCTTCACATAAAGGTCAGTGTACAGCGGATTATGCTCGGGTAAATAGCCAATTTGCTTTTTATATTCGAGGTTTTGCCCCGAAACCTTTTGCCCGTCGATCAAAATATCGCCTTCATCTTGTGGAAGATAACCGGTAATAATCTTCATGGTTGTCGATTTTCCGGCACCATTTGGACCCAAAAAACCAACCAGTTCGCCTTTGTTTACAGTAAAACTGATAGCATCTAAAGCTTTCTGTTTCCCAAACAATTTTGTGATATTCCTTGTTTCAACAATCATAATAAAGAATGCAAAACAAAAATAGAGTATTCTTTTTATTTTAGAAGCATTACTTTAAATTTGCAGTTCAGCTTAACAGATTAATTGATGAAGGATCGTAATTTCAACTATATTAAAGATTTAACCCGCTATCAACGACAAGAAACAGTAGAAGTAAATATTGGAGGAGTTCCTGTTGGTAGCAGCCAGCCTATCCGAATTCAAACAATGACCGATACCAACACCACGGATACCGATGCTACAATAGAGCAGATAATTCGTGTGGTTAAGGCCGGTGCCGATTATGTTCGGGTAACTGTTAAAGGCATGTCCGATGCGGAAAGCCTTAAGGTTATTAAAAAGGAATTGGTTGACCGGGGCTACAATACGCCTTTGATTGCGGATATTCATTTCAATCCGAAACTGGCAGAAGTTGCGGCTCAGTACGTATCGAAAGTGCGTATCAATCCGGGAAACTTTTACGACAAACGCGCGCAATTCAAAAATAAAATATACACTGACGTAGAATATAACCAGGAGCTTGCTATTATTGAAAAGCAATTTATCCCGTTTATTCAGATGCTGAAAGACACAAAAACAGCAATGCGAATTGGTGCCAATCACGGATCGCTTTCCGACAGGGTAATGAGCCGCTATGGTGATACTCCGGCCGGAATTGCCGAATCGGTAATGGAGTTTCTACGTATTTGTAAAAAGGAAGATTTTAACAACGTTGTGGTGTCGATTAAGTCGAGTAATACGCGCGTAATGGTTTACACCGTTCGTTTGCTCAACTTTAAAATGCGTCTCGAAGGTATGAAATTCCCAATTCATTTGGGAGTTACCGAAGCCGGCGAAGGCGAAGACGGACGTATAAAATCAGCCGTTGGTGTTGGTGCGCTACTGAGCGACGGAATTGGAGATACTGTGCGCATTTCCTTAACCGAAGCGCCGCTAAACGAAATTCCGGTGGCATTGAAACTGGTAAATCATTTTAAACGTTATCAGAATCACAAGCCAATTTCGGCACCAATGATTGCACAAACCAACCCGTTTGAATATGAGCGCCGCGATACCCGCCCGGTGCTGAACATGGGAGGAAAAGAACTTCCGGTGGTGATTGCCGATTTAGGTGACAGGAGTTTGCGCGAAATGATACCGATCAGGGGGAAACTGGTTCCTGATTATTTTATTTCGGGAAACAAAATCCTTGATATCGAAGGCGAAGAATATCCGATAATTACGCTTGAGGAGTATTTGTTTGAAAGTACACGTTGGGGACGAATGAAATTTATTCGCACCAACAAAGCGGAATTCGACCGTTTTATGGATATGCACCCGGAGATTATCATGAAACTGAAGCAGACCCGGAAAACGGTATTAATTCTTGAAAGCTACAACGCCAATCCAATGGCCGAGTTGAGAGCGTTCTTTATGTCGCTTGAAACCCACATCTGGAAAGTGCCGGTTATCCTTTACCGTCGTTACAATGAAAGTCGTTTGGATGATCTTCAAATAACTGCTTCGGCCGATCTTGGAGGTTTGCTGATTGACGGTTATGGTGATGGAATTTGTCTGTCGAACGATAACGAAAATATTACCTTCACCGAGCTGAAAGATTTGAGTTTTGGCATATTGCAAGCCAGCCGCATGCGTGTTACCAAAACCGAGTTTGTATCGTGCCCGGGTTGCGGACGAACACTGTTTAACCTGCAGGAAACAACCCGTGCCGTAAAAGCACATTTTAAACATCTCGACCATTTGAAAATTGGTATCATGGGTTGTGTGGTAAACGGTCCCGGCGAGATGGGCGATGTGGATTATGGTTTCGTTGGAGCCGGCAATAACAAGGTAAACCTGTATAAAGGTTTGAAGCCTATAAAACGCCACATCCCATACGAAAATGCGGTGGAAGAACTGGAGCAACTGATTCGCGAGAATGGCGACTGGAAAGATCAGGAAGATTAATATTTATAGTATTATATAGTGGAAAAGGATCCGATCTTTTATAGGTCGGATCCTTTTTTTGAGTCTATTTCAAATTTATAGACAGTTTTTAGATGGGGCTGTTTAATTTTCGTCCGGAATAGCCAACAGCCTTGAGCGGCTTTCTATGCCGGACGATTTACATATCATCCTTTTACCCGGGGCGACGCAATTCAAAGAATTACTTTGCCCTGGCTAAAATATAACGCACTTTCAGCGCTTTTTATAAAAGCCCCAAAGGGGCGATAGGCAATAACCCGGTGCGACTGAAGGTAGTCAGGAAGCGCCGGGAAAGAGAAAGACGTAGAACTCGTCCGGCGAAGAGAGTTGCATCGCGGTTGTTCTTAGCCCCGGACGAAATAAATCGAAAGTATCGTACTCACTACTATCTACGGAAAACTGCCAGGTGAAGCGACATACTCAGAACATTGGAGAAAGTTATAAAAGGGGAAACGATTAATATTCATGCATTTCGATCAGAAGCTCATTCAATCGTTCCTGAAGTGATTCTAAACCCTCAATTTCTGTCGATGGATCATAACGGATTTCGTGTTCGTTATCAACCTGGCTTATTCGAATAATCTCGTCGCAGCCATCATAACTGACATTCATAGAGTTGTAGTCCAGCGTTTGAAAGAAACTAAAGTCGTATAGATTTGATAGTTCGTCCCATTCTGCGGCGCTTATCGATTTGCTTTTTGATTCAGTATCGAGGTTTTGACCTTTCCAGAACGAACTGTTATAGTCAATTGCATCCTCGCTAATGGTTATGAATTCGCTAACTCCCCACCCACATGCAGTTCCATATCTAATAAGAATATCGGGATTGTCGGGATCGTCGTTACACGCAAAAAGAGAGAGCAAAAGAAATAGTAGAAGTAGTTTTTTCATGCCTTTGTTTTCAAATAGATGTATTAAACCTAAAAAAGGTTGCGCCGGCTTTATTATTGCCTTAGCCCTGTAATTTCTATCTTTGAGTAGAATTAGATAAAACAAAAGAATATGGCACGAACGTACTGGAAACCCGGAACTATTGTATATCCCTTGCCCGCAGTAATGGTAAGTTGTGGCGAAAACCCTGAAGAATACAACATTATAACCATAGCATGGACCGGCACCATTAACAGCGATCCGCCCATGTGTTACATTTCCGTTCGTCCGGGACGCCATTCGTACGATATTATTAAGCGGACCGGCGAGTATGTTATCAACCTCACCACCGAGAAGCTGGCAAAAGCAACCGATTGGTGTGGCTGCCGATCGGGTCGCAAGTACAACAAATGGGAAGAAATGAACCTGACTCCTGCACCTGCAAAAATGGTTAAAGCGCCCATTATCGAGGAGTCGCCGGTAAACATCGAGTGCCGTGTAAAAGATATCGTTGAGCTGGGTTCGCACCACATGTTTATATCGGAAGTGGTGAGTGTTTCGGTCGACGATACTTATATGAATGAAGAACAGGCTTTTAGTTTCTCAAAAGCAAATCCTTTGGTATACAGTCATGGCCACTATTTCGGAATGGGAAAACGGATTGGCAAGTTTGGCTGGTCGGTTGAGAAGAAGAAAACGAAAAAGAAACGAAAGAAATCATAATATTCCGGTCCACCGGCGAATGAAATAAATCATTATTTTTAAACAATTTCCGCTCTTTTTTTGTAATCCTTTAAACTTTCTGAAGACTATTCAGAATAATATTTAATTGTGAGAAAAATGAAGAGTATTTATTTAGTAGCACTAATTTTTTTAATGAATTTAGGAATGGTAACAGCACAAACAAATCCGTTACTCGGAGATTTTAATACACCGCATGATGCGGCACCTTTCGATAAGATTAAAAACGAGCATTTTATGCCGGCTTTCGAGGAAGGAATTAAACAGGGCAAGGCCGATGTGGAGAAAATCAAAAATAATCCGGATGAACCAACATTCGAAAACACCATCGTTGCACTTGACGAGGTAGGCCGTTTGTTAACACGCACATCGGGAATATTTTTTAACCTGATGAGTTCGGAAACCAACGACGAATTGCAGAGTATTGCGCAGGAAGTATCGCCTATGCTTACCGCTTTTCAGAACGATATTTCGTTGGATCCCGTTCTTTTTGCGCGCGTAAAAGCCGTGTACAACAAAAAGGACGAGCTGGATTTAACTATCGAACAACAAACGCTTCTGGAGAATAACTACATTGGTTTTGTGCGTAGCGGAGCAAATTTGTCGGATGCCGATAAAGAGAAGTTTCGCGAATACAGTACCGAGTTGTCGAAATTAAGTCTTGATTTTGGCGAGAATGTATTGAAAGAAACCAATAATTACGAGCTTCATATTACCGATGAAAGTAAACTGTCCGGCATGCCGGAAGGCGCACTGGAAGCTGCCGCCGGAAAAGCAAAAGCAAAGGATAAAGACGGTTGGATATTTGATATTTCGATGCCAAGTTACCTGCCGGTGATGAAATATGCCGATAACCGCGAGTTGCGAAAAGAATTGTATATGGCTTATGGTTCGAAATCGTTTAAAGGCGACGAGCTGGACAACCAGGAAGATGTAAAACGTATTGTTGAGTTGCGTCTGGAAATGGCAAAACTTTTGGGTTATAAGAACTATGCCGATTACGTTTTGGAGCGCCGAATGGCAATGAATGCCGATGGTGTTTACGGTTTGCTTAACGACTTGTATGAAGCATCGTACAAAGTGGCAAAAGAAGAAAAAGCAGAGATTGAAGCATATGCCCGAAAAAATGGTTTCGATGGTGATTTAATGCCTTGGGACTGGAGTTACTACAGCGAAAAACTAAAGGTTGAAAAATTCGACCTGAACGACGAAATGTTGAAACCATATTTCGAATTAAGCAGTGTAGTTGACGGCGTTTTTGGTTTGGCAACCGAGCTGTATGGTATAACTTTTAAAGAGAACAAAGACATTCCGGTATATAACGACGAGGTTACGGCTTACGAAGTTTTTGATGCCGACGGAACGTTCCTGTCAGTGTTTTACACCGATTTTCATCCACGCCCCGGTAAACGTGGCGGTGCCTGGATGAACGATTTCAAAGGGCAATGGATGGACAATGGCGTTGATTCGCGTCCGCATGTAACCATTGTAATGAACTTTACCCGCCCGACTTCGAGCAAGCCGGCGTTGCTAACATTTAG harbors:
- a CDS encoding cation transporter; translated protein: MFKSEYHIAKMDCPSEENMIRMRLDEIQAIRKLEFDIENRNLTVFHYEENEEILSRLESLNFGAKLSFTNEVDENEFVTEDSNVQSKLLWSVLLINFGFFIIEMTSGLISRSMGLVADSLDMLADSFVYGLSLWAVGSTVLRKKKVARLSGYFQLTLALLGIIEVVRRFIEFEDMPDYRIMIGISILALIANAICLLQLQKSKSKEAHMKASMIFTSNDVIINSGVILAGILVLVTQSKYPDLIIGSIVFLIVVRGAIRILKLGK
- the metK gene encoding methionine adenosyltransferase — translated: MNYLFTSESVSEGHPDKVADQISDALLDQILAFDANSKVAIETLVTTGQVVVAGEVKSQAYVDVQEITRNVINQIGYTKAAYRFDGDSCGVLTAIHEQSDDINRGIDREEKTEQGAGDQGMMFGYACKDTENYMPLTLDLSHKILQELAVIRREEKVMTYLRPDSKSQVTVEYNDSNEPVKVHTIVVSTQHDEFDADEPMLAKIKEDVINILIPRVKTQLSEDVQALFGDDIIYHVNPTGKFVIGGPHGDTGLTGRKIIVDTYGGRGAHGGGAFSGKDPSKVDRSAAYASRHIAKNLVAAGVADEVLVQLAYAIGVAQPVGVFVNTYGRSNVNLTDGEIAEKVKAIFDLRPAAIEERLKLRNPIYQNSAAYGHMGREPRTITKTFESPYSGKVTKELELFTWEKLDFVDQIKETFGL
- a CDS encoding glycosyltransferase family 2 protein, whose amino-acid sequence is MSSETKPELSVVLPFFNAEETLKAAIKSILNQTRRDFELLLINNNSTDASLQIAKTLAKTDRRIHILNENKAGVANAMNCGLKNARGRFISRMDADDVAHPEKLQKQYNYLENNPSIDFVGSKVEYVPHIVENKGFRRFVDWANSFHTPEEIELKQFIEIPVINPTIFFRREIYEKYGGCHDGNFPEDYEMQLRYLSHGARMAKLPEKLLEWHDYSTRLTRTDQRYSAEAFFQTKAFYFKQWSEQHNPFHPNIWIWGAGRKTRQRSAFLQEQGLQIEGFIDIKKTKPDALFYKDLPQSGQLFIVSMVTNTGAGQKIREFLKQRNYCEGKDFILMG
- the gldA gene encoding gliding motility-associated ABC transporter ATP-binding subunit GldA, with the translated sequence MIVETRNITKLFGKQKALDAISFTVNKGELVGFLGPNGAGKSTTMKIITGYLPQDEGDILIDGQKVSGQNLEYKKQIGYLPEHNPLYTDLYVKEFLEITAGFYHLKNKKQRIAEMIELTGLGIEQHKKIRALSKGYRQRVGLAQALIHDPSILILDEPTTGLDPNQLEEIRALIRQISKEKTVILSSHIMQEVEAVCNRVLIINKGKIVADGDIKDVKAGSNIQNQVVVAGFKEKVSEEQLLQISGVTSVTQNELDWEIKAGNEADIRQNIFQFAVENKLTLLTLFEKQQNLENVFHQLTRNQT
- the ispG gene encoding (E)-4-hydroxy-3-methylbut-2-enyl-diphosphate synthase → MKDRNFNYIKDLTRYQRQETVEVNIGGVPVGSSQPIRIQTMTDTNTTDTDATIEQIIRVVKAGADYVRVTVKGMSDAESLKVIKKELVDRGYNTPLIADIHFNPKLAEVAAQYVSKVRINPGNFYDKRAQFKNKIYTDVEYNQELAIIEKQFIPFIQMLKDTKTAMRIGANHGSLSDRVMSRYGDTPAGIAESVMEFLRICKKEDFNNVVVSIKSSNTRVMVYTVRLLNFKMRLEGMKFPIHLGVTEAGEGEDGRIKSAVGVGALLSDGIGDTVRISLTEAPLNEIPVALKLVNHFKRYQNHKPISAPMIAQTNPFEYERRDTRPVLNMGGKELPVVIADLGDRSLREMIPIRGKLVPDYFISGNKILDIEGEEYPIITLEEYLFESTRWGRMKFIRTNKAEFDRFMDMHPEIIMKLKQTRKTVLILESYNANPMAELRAFFMSLETHIWKVPVILYRRYNESRLDDLQITASADLGGLLIDGYGDGICLSNDNENITFTELKDLSFGILQASRMRVTKTEFVSCPGCGRTLFNLQETTRAVKAHFKHLDHLKIGIMGCVVNGPGEMGDVDYGFVGAGNNKVNLYKGLKPIKRHIPYENAVEELEQLIRENGDWKDQED
- a CDS encoding flavin reductase family protein, which translates into the protein MARTYWKPGTIVYPLPAVMVSCGENPEEYNIITIAWTGTINSDPPMCYISVRPGRHSYDIIKRTGEYVINLTTEKLAKATDWCGCRSGRKYNKWEEMNLTPAPAKMVKAPIIEESPVNIECRVKDIVELGSHHMFISEVVSVSVDDTYMNEEQAFSFSKANPLVYSHGHYFGMGKRIGKFGWSVEKKKTKKKRKKS
- a CDS encoding M3 family metallopeptidase, encoding MKSIYLVALIFLMNLGMVTAQTNPLLGDFNTPHDAAPFDKIKNEHFMPAFEEGIKQGKADVEKIKNNPDEPTFENTIVALDEVGRLLTRTSGIFFNLMSSETNDELQSIAQEVSPMLTAFQNDISLDPVLFARVKAVYNKKDELDLTIEQQTLLENNYIGFVRSGANLSDADKEKFREYSTELSKLSLDFGENVLKETNNYELHITDESKLSGMPEGALEAAAGKAKAKDKDGWIFDISMPSYLPVMKYADNRELRKELYMAYGSKSFKGDELDNQEDVKRIVELRLEMAKLLGYKNYADYVLERRMAMNADGVYGLLNDLYEASYKVAKEEKAEIEAYARKNGFDGDLMPWDWSYYSEKLKVEKFDLNDEMLKPYFELSSVVDGVFGLATELYGITFKENKDIPVYNDEVTAYEVFDADGTFLSVFYTDFHPRPGKRGGAWMNDFKGQWMDNGVDSRPHVTIVMNFTRPTSSKPALLTFSEVETFMHEFGHALHGMLAKSTYSSLSGTNVYRDFVELPSQIMENWAVEKDFLDRFAKHYETGEPIPAELVQKIVDSQNYLAGYLSIRQLSFGYLDMAWHTLEKPYEGDVKDFEEKAWKKTQIFPEIDGVCMSTQFGHLFAGGYAAGYYGYKWAEVLDADAFSVFKEKGLFNKEVAASFRKNILEKGGTEHPMTLYKRFRGQEPTVDALLERSGLVEGHKTVNP